tggtttataccggcggattcatgagaatctaagctttccatgagtgtataatgtttctgtcatcgagtttgcagcttcggtcaatttagtaaaatatgtttgcacatctcaagacggcccgaatacggaagtttaacgggttacggTACCCAACAGTCACCAGTaacacatctccatgcatgaaaatggtcaaagtcaaaataaccacaactgcctaaaatcacatcagacttttctgtcattcacccatacatcataacatgaaagtacatacatgggactaacctggcacaaaaaccatgatgaagtcggtttccatcccactctccggactttattttcccacagtttccttctttcactattactgggaaatctaaacatgtggaatcccttctccgattGATTTGTGCActcaaaggcacaacagcccgtcatttttcaggtatttaggagtgaaaaagacctagaattacactctgcggtgtaaacaacattaacaggaaaacccggcaTTCATGAATAGGAAAGAAAATGGcgcctatagatcacgtgaccaaaattttttggacccgtcatgtcgatactctgataatatagggactctaccTACTATGATGCTCTCCACTAGCTTGAAGCAGAGGGATTCCTCAGCATGGCCAGATGAACACACCTCGGCTCagtcccaaaccgccccctacacactccccatccactaccgagtgtcactccaaaagaagtcacactcgcagctgtggagggcactttaattgaagggggagggtataaatacgatcatcaggaatgggacgccctgtcacCTCAcaggaaaacggaagacgtcatcgccatggtaacacaaagacgcctactgtgcatggctgtagcgctgtggcacaggttgcaactaacaaggatcgctgctgcttccagaagacgaaagcttCTTCGTTTGTTATCACTGCTGCATCAGCAAGAGGTAAATGTGGCATTGCAGTGTCATCTGTGTATTTCATAAAAGTGACATGTGATGCTACAAAACTCAGAGGGAatacatttaactgtaaaatatgaCTCCCATCAGTTACACAAaacctgaaatatcacatgaaaTATGCACATAGGCTGCATCACCAAATTATCATATCAGCTAATTATCGTGATGCATTAACTGTCTATCACGATTGCAACTGATCATGCCAACCTGTGCTCACGTAACGAAATGGTTTACTGTAAATCATTTATGTGACGATGACAAAATGTGAGAAGATGGAGTTACTGATCAAActgatacagtgccttgtgaaagtattcggtccccttgaacttttcaacctttcgccacatttcaggcttcaaacataaagatataaagttttaattttttgtcaagaatcaacaacaattgggacacaatcgtgaagtggaatgaaatttattggatattttatacatttttaacaaataaaaacctgaaaagtggggcgtgcaatattattcggcccccttgcattaatactttgtagcgccaccttttgctgcaattacagctgcaagtcgcttggggtatgtctctatcagttttgcacatccagagactgaaattcttgcccattcttccttgcaaaacagctcgagctcagtgaggttggatggagagcgtttgtgaacagcagtcttcagctctgcccacagattctcgattggattcaggtctggactttgacttggccattctaacacctggatacgtttatttgtgaaccattccattgtagatttggctttatgttttggatcattgtcctgttggaagataaatctccgtcccagtctcaggtcttttgcagactccaacaggttttcttccagaatgctcctgtatttggctccattcatcttcccatcaattttaaccatcttccctgtccctgctgaagaaaagcaggcccaaaccatgaggctgccaccaccatgtttgacagtggggatggtgtgttcagggtgatgaactgtgttgcttttacgccaaacatattgttttgcattgtggccaaaaagtttgattttggtttcatctgaccagagcaccttcttccacatgtttggtgtgtctcccaggtggcttgtggcaaacttcaaaccagactttttatggatatctttgagaaatggctttcttcttgccactcttccataaaggccagatttgtgcagtgtacgactgattgttgtcctatggacagactctcccacctcagctgtagatctctgcagttcatccagagtgatcatgggcctcttggctgcatctctgatcagtcttctccttgttggaggtgaaagtttagagggacggccgggtcttggtagatttgcagtggtctgatttTTTAATAATCgtcatcctctgttcttaatgtctttgcaaatcactttgaatcgcctcgttgttgaaatgtgcaatataaataaatttgccttgccttgcctcaccttgatactccttccatttcaatatgattgcttgcacagtgctccttgagatgtttaaagcttcggaaatctttttgtatcaaaatccggctttaaacttctccacaacggtatctgggacctgcctggtgtgttccttggtcttcatgatgctctctgcactttaaacagaaccctgagactaccacagagcaggtgcatttatacggagacttgattacacacaggtggattctatttatcatcatcagtcatttaggacaacattggatcattcagagatcctcactgaacttctggagtgagtttgctgcactgaaagtaaaggggccgaataatattgcacaccccacttttcagttttttatttgttaaaaaatataaaatatccaataaatttcgttccacttcatgattatgtcccacttgttgttgattcttgacaaaaaattaaaattttatatctttatgtttgaagcatgaaatgtggcgaaaggttgaaaagttcaagggggccgaatactttcacaaggcactgtacgtctatatccagacaaaacaatagTCTTTTCTCTTCTCAGGAAGGCACCATGCCTCCTTCGCAGCATTTCTCTTCTTTGTAAAGAGGGAATCGTGCTGTGCGGAGCCGCaccagttgttttgtttcctccaCTGTCCCTGTAAAAGCAGACAATCAGCAGGCAACAATgtaggggctacattctgcttcaaataatttgaagtcatcccacatgtttttcaatcctattatctggcatttcaaatccaacaaatgaataaatgaattctgtcagttgtgttcaaattttaaggtgtcagggggtgcacaattaaatcaaaagtcagcagagaagaagatttgtttcttttatctttttacaccactctttttgtgatgttctgtcagtgtgaaaaaggcgtgggagaaataatggacgcatgtggaactcacatcaatatgttgtttcctcctccatttcgacgttgcacttcctgaaaaaattgtccagagtgagcatcgatgcagactcgctatttaagggctgaacagtccactctccctccgcactacgtggtttgggacggcccttaatatggaggaccctccgcgggaacgcgcaaacagaggggtagtgtgtagggggcggtttgggactGAGCCCTACTGTGATTTCACTCCGTGTTCCTGCCACGCCTGCAGGATGACCTTCATACTTGTGGCAGTGGTTGGACAATCATCCAATCAGAACGCAGAGCCACATGACACCCAACCAGCTGTGGGTGCTGGGTCGCACACATCACCCAATTCCTGCAGCACAAAACACAGAGCTACATGCAAATACAATGTGATTTGAACCAAAACATTGATTCTTGTGTTTTAACAATATTAGAGGGCAAGAAAAGTGAACAGAGAGTCAGAAGTCCCTCACTGGAAGACAATTTCTGACAagaaaaacctccaggaagaagtCAAAGGATGCTTTTCCTCACATTAAGAGTCTTCCTTACTGGAGCCGCTGAGAACTTGGACATTGCTGCGTAATTTCTACTGAGAAACTGTTCcaaactagcctagccacgctagacaacctaCGGCAACGattttaattctctgccagggtgggtctagttaccctccataaggcttgaggttggatgctcctaaaactggccggacgaatcaccatgaagtgtagagtcagaaggcgggcgtaactaagtgacgacagaggcgcgacgattctgacagaaacaaccagaaacaactagcctagccgtgcaagacaacccacggcaacaaatttaattctctgccagggtcgacaacaaaaacgacaacagtcgttgagctccattagcaccaactctgaataatctttctgttaacatgtctgtaatatacttgagcttcacccattgactgtataaataaggcttcaccaaactaccacatcctctgatttccggcgctcgaggagcctattcgttgcactgattggttgtatacctacccaattgctgcagagtgatttgaaagacaaccttttagcccgcctcccttcCAAACAAGAACATGAGTGTTGTTTTCAGAGCAGTTGTGGCCTGTGTTAGGACCATCTGAAAGATGTCACAACTGCAACAATGGAGCACTGATGTTGGAATCAGAGATTGAGGTTTTTCAACAGTGGAACTCCATTTCAAATCACTGACCATCTCccaaaaaacttgttttttaaaatcataaactatggatatttctaatggtatctgtgaaatattagctcagtatgtcagatactttcttagaggtttttcattggactgtagacccagtttcacttgtttttattttctcacattgaaatttgaggctgtttgaagatgaatatctcaagaacaattcttgataaaagcctgaaaccttcacttgtttgtcttgctaacatcagcagatcagattgctgttaaattcagcagtggaaaaacatttttggacatcccatacatttgagaaatactgcattaagaatcactttgaggtcttcaagagtcatttattttagaacaatcataaaactaaacacatcgtaaaaaagacattaaaaactgaaaattgactggttccataaaatgagaaatttggtacaatttagttttgttagtttttcttgtaaacaacaaaacaaaagaatatcatttgtatttgtgtctgtctgatgcagccacacccttagaaacacacacaaaaaagacttttcaacaaataatTCATGATATTTAagattgtgtcaaattttcagggtgtctgaaaactttttcccctcactgtatctgtcaaagcatgaaaatgtgccgttataaaaatgccactatctccagacacataccgtattttcacgactataaggcgcacataaaagtcttagattttcttcaaattgtgcggcgcgccctatggtgcagtgcgtcctgtgtgtgttgttgttgttgtaaggcggacgtagaccaggtggttttttccacgcatcaccatcgctgttgatctgtgactctatgcgtgcccatctcacagccgatgtgaaaaaacaagtgaagcaaatgaactctgagcttgctgtcattccgggaggccagacaaaggaactccaaccgctggacatcggtgtgaaccggccgttcaaagtaaggctgcgagcggcgtgggagcgatggaagaccgatggagaccacagtttcactaagagtggaaggcagcgccgggcgagttacgccacaatttgcgaatggattgtaaatgcttgggctaacgtgtctgctggcactgttgttcgagctttcgcaaaagccggcatcatttccgaggcgccgcacggcacggaaagtgactctgacagtgaagaaagtgaacctggcatgtttgatggaggtttagcgcagctgttcaattcagaaacagaggatgaggacttccatgggtttgattgatgacgattaccggtaaaaaaaaatgtgaataccaaactcagttttgctcccgctctatttttaaatacgctcacttgtgtgcttgttttatctgtgttttaccatgcccgcgcctattgatgattaaaaaaatgttagtactttgtaatcaatacttaaataaagcacaaccaaactcagttttgctccggctctatttttaaatacgcacacttgtatgcttgtgtgtgtgttgttgttgttgtaaggccgacgtagtagaggacaccatgagaacgttaaagggggaagtgtgggcgtggattgtatataaaaccctcgccatataatcaggtgcgccttatgtgtgttttaaatacagtaatggcacacataactgagactgcgccttttggtacagtgcgccttttggtcgtgaaaatacggtagatgtggtcatggttccattatgccaatgtcatggtaatgactggatgcagctaatttacaaagaaatgattctaaactacatgtcagctttcaaagattggacttttcatggaacacttcatgtttttcattttcatgttttatataCTCACACATAATctgagattatttgatctaGTTGTTCAATATTAGAGGTTCTTCATCATTGTCctatgacagacagacagaaatctcctaaattaattatgattaGCTCTGCATCTAACGGGTTCCTGCAGCCGAGAAGGATCTGAGGAACAATTAAGCTGGTAATCGAGCAAATtcgccctgctgctcactgcctccatccagacccagacgtctatccctctaccactgataattcatttaactgagtaacTTTCCTCTTCatggattttgcaacgaagcaacaaagacactaaacaagaaattagacctgaattctgtgaagcggATCTCAAGGActaagtttgtggaggacttcatgaacttttactgaaccctgcatggagaaatcttcttggcaggggttcagtctgtgtccagtgtgcatacgctggtgtcgttgtagggttccttgttggttggacgttggtccagactggtcaaagcagcactgttcaccacTGGCAGAGTGCGACAAGTCTGAGAGTTTAgtccatctgttccgttctgcttggaaaacaaacacacaaacacagagaacgtcagtgtttcctgcagcattgaagaactgatgctttgcctgagagagagagcaccccaaatgacatctgaagacacttttacctgttggaatttaacattcagttgtctgattacgtcagaattcctaatctaacctacatccccagattaacctggaccagatttctgtgtcaaaacgaatacaggttagactgaacgatagctgataatgtattaacagaattcaactgaccacagttgttcaaaacagttttgaaacaattttgcagtAATATCCCAAATTATCCAATAcataattgtgtgtacactgtgactgagaccagtctttacatacctcactgtgacaccaattgaatgctttctttctggtgtggatctgctggtgtcgtttcagggaacccaaaattgtaaaagtcttcttacactcgtcacatctgtatggtgTCTCCCCAGTGTGCACACGTTGGTGAATTTTGAGGTCTGCAATGTAGCTATAGtgtttcccacactggtcacaaatgtatggtttaaccccagtgtgggtcacttcatgagcttttaattGTGAGTACCGTACAAATGGTtcaccacagtgatcacatatgtacacatcatgtccagtgtggatgcgttggtgacattttaagctctgttggtgcttgaaagttttttcacaggagtcacagtggtaccgcttgctaccagaatgggggcactgatggatcaacaactgttcatgctgagtaaaggttttcacacactgatcacagttgaatggtttcactccactgtgaatgagttgatgactttttaaccgactcttctgagtaaaagcctttccacactgatcacagctgaatggtttaactccactgtgcatgagttgatgtctttttaagtcaCTTGTCCAAGTAAAagtctttccacactgatcacagttgaatggtttcactccactgtgaatgagttgatgacttgttagatgactcttgtgagtaaaagcctttccacactgatcgcAGCTGAAtagtttaactccactgtgaatgagttgatgtctttttaagtgactcgtccgagtaaaagcttttccacactgatcacagctgaatggtttcactccactgtgaatgagttgatgagtTCTTAACGTACTcctctgagtaaaagcctttccacactgatcacagctgaatgctttaactccactgtgaatgagttgatgatttgTTAGatgactcttgtgagtaaaagcctttccacactgatcacagccgaaCAATTTCACTCCATTGTGATTGAGTTGATGACTTTGTAACTGACTCttccgagtaaaagcctttccacactgatcacagctgaatggtttaactccactgtgaataagttgatgactttttaagtgactcatgtgattaaaagcctttccacattgatcacagccgaacaatttcactccattgtgaatgagttgatgacgtGTTAGattactcttgtgagtaaaagcctttccacactgatcacacctgaatggtttgtccacagtgtgaatacatTTGTGACTTCTTaactttgttgctgtgataaaagtcttgccacattgctcacaaatgagtgattcatctctttttgctgttgttgctgaaccatccttatcctcctcagagctccgacatctcactccattgctgtgtttacatttctgtaacaaaagacaaagataaaaacagaggcagtgatggaagagcaatcatgaaaacatttaacctaaaagtctcaattccatgtagttggacacgaggctgaaacaagatcaagaatctgcagacatgctagcagctttgtcattagaaacctagaaatgtgtcaacagcacactcacaatgtcaacaaaacgaTTTTCACAGGAcgatagttttcagctttctgcacggtagttttagaatattgggtagtaaaatctgtcaatcaccgtgaaaagcaaagcagagctgggactgatgggattgtaccaccaggatctcttgatccccagactttccattaagttacattactggagaaatgtacaatatgaaaagcatacaacatcaatgtccagatttaggtcttaatggcagcagggtcaattcagaccaccaacactttctagtttctcctcagggatcagatgttgataccagtccagaaaagatctgtaattctgccactgaattctggatt
This portion of the Acanthochromis polyacanthus isolate Apoly-LR-REF ecotype Palm Island chromosome 22, KAUST_Apoly_ChrSc, whole genome shotgun sequence genome encodes:
- the LOC127531769 gene encoding zinc finger protein OZF-like isoform X3, whose amino-acid sequence is MDSSQKKCKHSNGVRCRSSEEDKDGSATTAKRDESLICEQCGKTFITATKLRSHKCIHTVDKPFRCDQCGKAFTHKSNLTRHQLIHNGVKLFGCDQCGKAFNHMSHLKSHQLIHSGVKPFSCDQCGKAFTRKSQLQSHQLNHNGVKLFGCDQCGKAFTHKSHLTNHQLIHSGVKAFSCDQCGKAFTQRSTLRTHQLIHSGVKPFSCDQCGKAFTRTSHLKRHQLIHSGVKLFSCDQCGKAFTHKSHLTSHQLIHSGVKPFNCDQCGKTFTWTSDLKRHQLMHSGVKPFSCDQCGKAFTQKSRLKSHQLIHSGVKPFNCDQCVKTFTQHEQLLIHQCPHSGSKRYHCDSCEKTFKHQQSLKCHQRIHTGHDVYICDHCGEPFVRYSQLKAHEVTHTGVKPYICDQCGKHYSYIADLKIHQRVHTGETPYRCDECKKTFTILGSLKRHQQIHTRKKAFNWCHSENGTDGLNSQTCRTLPVVNSAALTSLDQRPTNKEPYNDTSVCTLDTD
- the LOC127531769 gene encoding zinc finger protein OZF-like isoform X5 gives rise to the protein MDSSQKKCKHSNGVRCRSSEEDKDGSATTAKRDESLICEQCGKTFITATKLRSHKCIHTVDKPFSCDQCGKAFTRKSQLQSHQLNHNGVKLFGCDQCGKAFTHKSHLTNHQLIHSGVKAFSCDQCGKAFTQRSTLRTHQLIHSGVKPFSCDQCGKAFTRTSHLKRHQLIHSGVKLFSCDQCGKAFTHKSHLTSHQLIHSGVKPFNCDQCGKTFTWTSDLKRHQLMHSGVKPFSCDQCGKAFTQKSRLKSHQLIHSGVKPFNCDQCVKTFTQHEQLLIHQCPHSGSKRYHCDSCEKTFKHQQSLKCHQRIHTGHDVYICDHCGEPFVRYSQLKAHEVTHTGVKPYICDQCGKHYSYIADLKIHQRVHTGETPYRCDECKKTFTILGSLKRHQQIHTRKKAFNWCHSEQNGTDGLNSQTCRTLPVVNSAALTSLDQRPTNKEPYNDTSVCTLDTD
- the LOC127531769 gene encoding zinc finger protein OZF-like isoform X1; amino-acid sequence: MDSSQKKCKHSNGVRCRSSEEDKDGSATTAKRDESLICEQCGKTFITATKLRSHKCIHTVDKPFRCDQCGKAFTHKSNLTRHQLIHNGVKLFGCDQCGKAFNHMSHLKSHQLIHSGVKPFSCDQCGKAFTRKSQLQSHQLNHNGVKLFGCDQCGKAFTHKSHLTNHQLIHSGVKAFSCDQCGKAFTQRSTLRTHQLIHSGVKPFSCDQCGKAFTRTSHLKRHQLIHSGVKLFSCDQCGKAFTHKSHLTSHQLIHSGVKPFNCDQCGKTFTWTSDLKRHQLMHSGVKPFSCDQCGKAFTQKSRLKSHQLIHSGVKPFNCDQCVKTFTQHEQLLIHQCPHSGSKRYHCDSCEKTFKHQQSLKCHQRIHTGHDVYICDHCGEPFVRYSQLKAHEVTHTGVKPYICDQCGKHYSYIADLKIHQRVHTGETPYRCDECKKTFTILGSLKRHQQIHTRKKAFNWCHSEQNGTDGLNSQTCRTLPVVNSAALTSLDQRPTNKEPYNDTSVCTLDTD
- the LOC127531769 gene encoding zinc finger protein OZF-like isoform X4, which encodes MDSSQKKCKHSNGVRCRSSEEDKDGSATTAKRDESLICEQCGKTFITATKLRSHKCIHTVDKPFRCDQCGKAFTHKSNLTRHQLIHNGVKLFGCDQCGKAFNHMSHLKSHQLIHSGVKPFSCDQCGKAFTRKSQLQSHQLNHNGVKLFGCDQCGKAFTHKSHLTNHQLIHSGVKAFSCDQCGKAFTQRSTLRTHQLIHSGVKPFSCDQCGKAFTRTSHLKRHQLIHSGVKLFSCDQCGKAFTHKSHLTSHQLIHSGVKPFNCDQCGKTFTWTSDLKRHQLMHSGVKPFSCDQCGKAFTQKSRLKSHQLIHSGVKPFNCDQCVKTFTQHEQLLIHQCPHSGSKRYHCDSCEKTFKHQQSLKCHQRIHTGHDVYICDHCGEPFVRYSQLKAHEVTHTGVKPYICDQCGKHYSYIADLKIHQRVHTGETPYRCDECKKTFTILGSLKRHQQIHTRKKAFNWCHSEVCKDWSQSQCTHNYVLDNLGYYCKIVSKLF
- the LOC127531769 gene encoding zinc finger protein OZF-like isoform X2 produces the protein MDSSHKKCKHSNGVRCRSSEEDKDGSATTAKRDESLICEQCGKTFITATKLRSHKCIHTVDKPFRCDQCGKAFTHKSNLTRHQLIHNGVKLFGCDQCGKAFNHMSHLKSHQLIHSGVKPFSCDQCGKAFTRKSQLQSHQLNHNGVKLFGCDQCGKAFTHKSHLTNHQLIHSGVKAFSCDQCGKAFTQRSTLRTHQLIHSGVKPFSCDQCGKAFTRTSHLKRHQLIHSGVKLFSCDQCGKAFTHKSHLTSHQLIHSGVKPFNCDQCGKTFTWTSDLKRHQLMHSGVKPFSCDQCGKAFTQKSRLKSHQLIHSGVKPFNCDQCVKTFTQHEQLLIHQCPHSGSKRYHCDSCEKTFKHQQSLKCHQRIHTGHDVYICDHCGEPFVRYSQLKAHEVTHTGVKPYICDQCGKHYSYIADLKIHQRVHTGETPYRCDECKKTFTILGSLKRHQQIHTRKKAFNWCHSEQNGTDGLNSQTCRTLPVVNSAALTSLDQRPTNKEPYNDTSVCTLDTD